The sequence below is a genomic window from Colletotrichum destructivum chromosome 4, complete sequence.
ACATGAAGGAGGGATGGGCAGCGTCAAGATTTTCTCAACCCTTTTATTTTTacttttgttcttcttttaATCCTCTACCTGGATCAAGCGACTTGCGAACTGGGCCAAGATATTGGTAGAAGGTAGTTTGGAATGAAGTACTGGGGACTGCCCACTCTCCCTCACTctaccccctcccctttaCCCTTTCTCACCCCAATCCACGTCTAGCCTCTGTTTGGTCTTCCCTTCCATCTGAACTCTTCTCCCATCAGACTCCTTTAACAAAATACATTTCATCGGCTCGCTCTGCTTTGTTCTTTTCTTCCGTACGCTTCATCTTCAAGAGCGACAGGCCATGAGAGACTACTGGGAACTCTCCGGCCCCTTTGGCCTCGCGGTCCGCGCCGCCGTACGAATTTTCCAGTTCatcttcgccatcgtcacAATCGGCCTCTACTCCGCCTCTCTCGCCTCGTGGGACTATTCGAAAAACGTCAGGAAGACCAACTGGATattcgccctcgtccccgcCGTCCTCTCGGCCCTGACCTGCGCCTACCACGTCTTCGCCACCGTCACGCACGCCGCCTGGTCCGTCTGGGACTTTGGTCTCGCCGTCATCTGGGCTGCTCTCTGCGGCGTGTCTTCGACTGTCCTTGTGGGTGGTGAGAATGAGAACTTTGTCACTGGGGATATTAGGTCGAGACTCGCCGCGGGAGCATGGATTGCAGGCGTCAGCATGATCCTCTGGCTTCTGAGTGCCATACACGGCTGCGCTTACTGTTGCGCCTCGAGGAAGtggacaaggacgacgaaACAAGAGAGAGATAAGGATAACATGGAGGAGCTTCCCGATAGAAGCCAACGAGAAGTGTAGTTTCACGGTTTCCGATGGGCAACACATGTCTCAAACAAAACTAATTGCATGATTTCGGGACAAGAAATGGAGTATAAAGTAGGAAATACTTGGAATAATCACAGCTGCGCGAATAAGGGCAATTTTCGAAGCATACTGAAGTAGTAAATCTGTTGTTTAAAATTGCTCCATCTAAGAAAATATATTTCCACCGAGATAGAGAGCACTTTACAGCACGAGACGGGAGAATTGCCGTCTCTGGTATGATTTACATGATAGGCAACGGCCAGGCTCGTCCTACGGTCACTCCAGGACTAGGTACAAAGCAAAACCACAGTCGAGTCACGTATCTCGTATTTGTGACGTTTATTAGCTAAAAAAGTATTGCTCTGCTCCACAGTCTCAGCTGGACGTAACCGGCACTCTGACGCGGCCaaccccccgcccccccggCAGGTTGTGCGGTGGTAGGAAAGGTATGCTTAAGTATGTTTGAGTATGCCTGTCCTggctctttctctcctcctccctcgacTCCGTCCTCGCCTCACCCACCCACTGCACTTCCAGACGGTCTCTAGCAGGTGAAAAGACACCATGGAAGACGAAAAGAGAGACACGCCAAGTCCTTACCGGGCATCCAAGGCCTCTGCTTTTGGGCTCGAGGATCTGCATCTCGAAGGTTGGCCTCCAACACGCCCCAAGGACAAAACACCTCCCGAAAACTCACTTTCTATCCTTCGCAGATCAAGCCTCCAACTCAGCACAGCCCGAAGGACCAGAGCCACCCGAGTATACACCACAATACACGCCCCAGCGCCGATGGCCTATGCCCCTCAACATTGTTGTCCAGGTCGTAGGCTCCCGTGGCGACGTCCAgcccttcctcgccctcgccgccgccctccagAAGTCGGGCCACCGCGTGCGGATAGCGACGCACCCCCAGTTCTCCTCCTTCGTCCTCGATTCCAACAAGTCCTCCGCCTCGGACAATAAGCTCGAGTTCTTCCCCGTCGGGGGGGACCCGGCCGACCTCATGGCCTACATGGTCGAGTCCCCCTCCTTGATCCCCAAGATGTCCCAGATCCGCGCGGGCATCATCCAGCGCAAGCGCGACATGTATGTCGAGATGCTCGACGGCTTCTGGCGCTCCTGCGTGCGCCCGGACCTGGTGTCCAACGTCCCCTTCGTTGCGGATGCCATCATCGCGAACCCGCCGAGCTTTGCGCACGTCCATTGTGCGCAGGCGCTCGGGATACCCGTCCACCTGATGTTCACGATGCCGTGGACGAGCACCAAGGCGTTCCCGCACCCGCTGGCGAACATCAAATACTCCAAGGAGGATAAGAAGAGCACGAACCACGCCTCGTATGCGGCGGTTGAGTTCTTGACGTGGCAAGGGTGAGCGACTGTTACCTTTTCCTAAGGAGAATCAAGCGTCTTGTTGCTGACAGCATAATCACAGCTTGGGAGACCTTGTCAATGCGTGGAGGGTTGAGTCTTTGGGTCTAGAGCCAGTTCCGTCGACCGAGGGTCACCGTATCCTCGAGAGCCTCCAGGTCCCGTTCACATACTGCTGGTCACCGTCCCTCGTACCTAAGCCCAGCGACTGGGGTCCGCACATCGGTACGCTGAGCCCGTCCTTGCATATTCAGTTCCCATGCACCATTACTTATCACGGATTCTAGACATTAGCGGTTTCTTTTTTCGCGATCCGGCACCGTACACACCACCCCCCGACTTGAAAGCCTTTCTGGAAGCTGGTCCACCACCCATATACATCGGCTTCGGCAGTATTGTTGTCGGCGGAATTGAGGGGCTGATGACAATGGTCCTCAGCGCCATCAAGGCAACGGGCGTCAGAGCGATCATCTCGAGAGGATGGAGCAACCTGACAGGCGAGGAATCGGCCAACGTGTTTTACGTGGGAGATTGTCCGCACGAGTGGTTATTCCAGCAAGTTGCCGCCGTGATCCACCACGGCGGTGCCGGTACGACGGCCTGCGGGCTGCGTTACGGGAGGCCCACGACGATCGTCCCGTTTTTCGGAGAGTAAGATGACATGGGCGACTTTTCACTTTAGAAGCTTACTAACCGTTTTGCCCACGCCTAGTCAGCCATTCTggggcgccgtcgtcgcagaAGCAGGCGCCGGACCAGACCCAATACCGTACCGCTCCTTGACCTCGCAGAAGCTCATACACGCCATTCAGCTGTGTCTCTCGCCAGAGGCCGTCGCAGCAGCCCAGCAGCTGGCAGATTCCATGCGGACGGAAAACGGCGTccaggcggccgtcgacgccttCCACGCCAACTTGCCCAAGAACAAGATGGCCTGCGACTTCTTCTCCGACCAGCCGGCGGCTTTGGTCTacgggagggggaagaagcagGTCAAGATGTGCAGGCCTGTTGCGTCCATCCTGGTGAAGAACGAGAGGCTAGAACGGAAACAGCTGAAGTCGTGAGTTGCCACGCCAATGGTGTCCGCTACAGGGGCCATGAAATGCTAAACTGGGTCGCAGATACCGGTCAAAACCAACAAACATAGAGAACCAGAGATGGGATCCCTTGACGGCGATATCCGCGGCATCCCTCTCGACAATCGTCAAAATGGCCAGCGCGACggccgacatcgtcgtcaagcCCTTTGAGCAGTACAAACGCACCGGCGAATCCGCGGAAAacctcgaggagcagctcgcAAAGACGCGGAGACACAGCCAAGCCCCTGCCTTTGCCATGCTTCCCCTCCCCGGCGTCGGGGCCCCGGAAGGCGCCGAACAACACACGATCGGCacccgtccgccgccgtccagggGAAGTGAGGAGTCTTCGGGAAGACCTGGAGCcatggccgcggcggcggccagcggcgTCGGAAAGCTCGCTGGCAACGCGACCAAGGGCCTGTTCGTGGACATACCCCTCGCCATGACCGAGGGCCTGCGGGCGGTGCCAAACCTGTACGGCGATCAGGTGCGGAagcacgacgccgtcgaggacttCCGCAGCGGCGTCTCGGTGGCGGGCAAGACGTTCTGCCACGACATGAAGGGCGGCTTCACGGACATTTTCGTCCACACGTACACGGGCAAGAAGGAGCAGGGGGCAATCGGTGCGGCCAAGGGCCTGGGGAAGGGAGTGGTGAGCCTGGTGACCAAGAGCACGGCGGCCACCTTTGGGCTCGTGAGCTATCCGGCGCAGGGCATCTACCGCAGCATctgggccgcctcgaatGCGGACATGCGGAGGagcatcgaggacgagaagctgctcgagggcgactGGCTAGTGTCGATGAGCCCGAGCTGGAAGATGGATCATGCGGCCATTGTCGAGGACTTTGAGGGGATGCGGGGGACAAGGGGGCGATAAAGGACAAGTCTGCCTTGCGCGCAGACTGTAGTTGGCGTGTTTGTTTCCTTTGGTGTCAGCATCGGCGTTTCGGTACATAATAGGGTTGTCGGATGGATGAATGCGGCGCAAGGCTCGAGCATCATTGTGCCTCGACCTTTTTACCATATGATCTCTCCTTCCAGAAGAATTCGGGTTTGTGAATGCTTGTCGTTCTTGGGCGCCCCCGGTCGAGGCTCAGCACGCTAGTTGGATCCACCGTTCGCCCGTGTCGGCATCGTGATCCTGCAGATCCATGATACAGCCACGGGTGGCGAAATAGGAAGTCTTCTAGAAGGATTCGATAGTGGGGTCCATTGGCTTGGCTTCTCTTTGCTTCACTTTGGGAATGTCAAAGGTCAAGATCTTCGGCTCAATCGTTGAACCCGAGGATAATTACCAGCTCTTCTTAGCTTGATGTTCCCCGTATTGAACCGGTGCCGCGGCGTTTCTCTCGTTGCGAAGTCCGATGCTTCTGCCAGATGTCGCTGCTGTCTCTCGAAGCAGAACACGCCCGAGATGCACAGCAACATTTACTCGCTCCTGGTGGAATGCAACAAGACGACGGAATGGGGGAACCGTGAACCTGAAATCAACCACGTTAAGCCTTGTGGGGTCTGCGGAACCCCATCATTGCGATGAGAGATCCCAGCAGATATGCAGACGGGCTTCTCCGAGTGCTGGATTCGGTGAGTGAGGAACCGACGATCGGCCGAGACTGGCACGCCGCCCGGATATGATGTCAAGGGCGCACCGATGGGATTGGTGTTGAGACTTGCAGattaggtaggtagccaAGGTAGCACAGAGCGAATGTTCCCCAAGCCGCCGGGCGAAAAGGTGGCCGGGGCAGTGCCGGGTCACGAGTGCCGGTAAGACGCTATTGCCACAAACGGAAAGGGTGGAGACGTGCGGCCGGCGCGGATTGGCCGATTCGGAGGCTGGCGGTCGACGCGGTAGCACGGTAACAATCAATGACGTTCTGCCTAGCGGTAGATTCGGTGGGGAATGTGATTATCTGCAAACTACCTAATCGTAGCTTTCGCCGTTGGGGTTCTGGCAAGAAGGAGCGAGGGGCATAGTAAGGCAGGAAGCGGGAGGCTAGGCCGCCGTGCCATTCCTGGGTTCTTGAAATCCTTCGCAGTTTGGAGAGGCTCTGCTTTGCCGTCAGGCGTTATTTCGTTGCCGTAGGAGCTGTGTTGGTTCCGCAGGCCCAGGGTATGGCGGCGGACTAGATACCTTTTGTGATGGTCGACCGACCAACCGACCAACCGACCGACCGGCAGCAGACCCGCTATATCGTTGCAGTGGAGTGGAGCGAGCAAATAGATGTCCTCGGCGTTCGAGTTCCATGATATCATGCCACTCCGCCATGGACCCCCTTGGCGGAACTCGGCACGCGCGAGTGTGGTGATTGGCGGTTGGCGTGCTTGGGAGGGGACAGGGTCGTCGAATAACATGACACAGAGATGAATGTTTTGTGAAACGTTTCCCGTTCGTGAGGAGACGGACTTTGGGTAGATGGCTGCAGCCAGCATAATTCACAATCGCCCCGTGTACAGATACCCTGGCAGCCAGACACAATCACTGCGTTGAGATCAGACGGCGCGTTTGGATGGGAGCTTGAGCCTGGAGGCATGGGAGGGGGAGTGGAGGGTGACAAAGGTGCCAGCTCTGTCCTGAATCATCCCCGACCAGTCACACTTACCCCGTGCACGGGCGGAGACTTGTGTGTAGCTAAGGCTGATTGATTGTACAATACTGGATGGATCATGGATGGAATGGGCGGATTGAGTACCGCCACCGACTCTGCCACTAGATCGACTTGTTGTAGTTGTCTAGGCAGCGAAGATTCGACAGGGCTGAATCCGTATCTCGTAGTTCGTATTTCGTAGATGCATCCACCAGGGCGAGATTTGGTAATTCGAGCTGATTATTCGGGCGAgcgaagaaaagaaagggtTCGGGGTGCTGATAAGACGGCAGCGAAGTTGAGCCGTCTTCGCATCGTCACCCTTGCCCGCGCATTTTGAGGCCCCAATCACAGTCAGGTGTACTGTACCTTGGGTAGGTAGTCAGCATTTCACTGGAAGACAAGAAAACATGCAATGCCACCATATCCATATCAGGTCACCGAAATCGAGTGTAGTGTTCACCACTATTCACTGCCTTGGTGGTGCCCCCCCTGCCTGTGGTGGGAAGCTAAATGAGCACGGTCAACAGTGCTGTGCCCGCTCTGCGGTCTCTCCAGTCTCACTCCACCATCGGGCACTTTTGCCCCGCATGGTTTCTCTATCCCTGATGCCTAGTGGGTGAATGCTTGTGCCCAGGTACCGACCTACCCACGTACCCTGGTTGACACAGCACCTCAGAGCTCCTTCCTCAACTGCACGCGACCCTTGCTCCACTCTTCGGCTTCCGTAGCTTCATCTCGCAAGTTGCAGCTGTCTGCCGGACCTATCATCACTCGTGACAAAGGCTCAGTGCCACCATCAGAAAGGCTAGGAAGGAGTTGAAGCGCATCGCGTCGGGTACCGATACCTACCACTCAATTTGGGTACGTACCTTTCAGAGGAGGGCATGGCTCTCCCCTCCCAAGAAAGCAGAGCTTCTGGGCGCAAACACAGCCCACCCTGTGATTCGATTCGACCCTGGTTCTTTGGCCCGAGTCTATGATCATCAGTCACTGTCCTTTTCATTCTGCCGCCTGGGCATGTCCGGTTTCCACCTTCGACACGTCTCTCTGTTTCTGTACCCTGCCGCCAAAAAGCACCTTGGCCACAGTCGGTCTACTTAAGAACCTCGTCTCCCCGTATTACCCATCCTAGTCCAAACACATGCCTCGCCACTCAGACTCCATCTACGAAGCTTCCGATCATCAAGATAACCACCAACAGCAAGCTTCGTCCTCCAACTCTGCTCGACGCCTACTACATAACAGCTCTACCCGATCCCAATCGCCCACAATGAGCGCTGCCAACGCCCCGCATCACGAGGGTTCCTCGACCGGCAAGGGTCGTGCCCCCGACTACGACGAGCACGACAACCGCACCGAGACCACGACCAACGGCGGTGGCCTTGGCTTGGGCCAGGGCGGCTTCAAGCCTCACGGAGAGATGACGGTCAAGCCTCCCACCAAGGAGGACCTCCAGCGCAGCTACGCCAAGGTTGTCGAAGAGGACGCCAACCCCAAGGGCTGGTACGGAACCATGAGTACGTCTCGTCGCCATAACTTCTACCCGATATCCTATTGCAATGTACTGACACAGTATTTCCAGTCAACActttcggcgccgtcatcggcacCATCGGTGCCATCCCCTGCTGCATCGTCTGCCCGAACCCTTACAAGAACGTCAACCAGGGcaacgtcggcctcgtcaccAAGTTCGGCAAGTTCTACAAGGCCGTCGACCCGGGCCTGGTCAAGGTCAACCCTCTCAGTGAGAAGCTTATCCAGGTCGATGTCAAGATCCAAATGGCAGAGGTTCCCCAGCAGACCTGCATGACCAAGGACAACGTGACGCTTCACCTTACCTCGGTCATCTACTACCACATCGTCGCCCCCCACCGCGCCGCCTTTGGAATTTCCAATGTGCGCCAGGCTCTCATGGAGCGAACCCAGACCACTTTGCGCCATGTCGTCGGTGCCCGCATCTTGCAGGATGTCATTGAGCGCCGAGAGGAGATTGCCCAGTCCATCGGCGAGATcatcgaggacgtcgccgccgggtGGGGTGTCCAGGTTGAGAGCATGCTCATCAAGGACATCATCTTCAGCCAGGAGTTGCAAGAGTCGCTCTCCATGGCCGCACAGAGCAAGCGTATCGGTGAGAGCAAGATCAttgccgccaaggccgaggtATGTCTATTCCCACTCTAAGGATTGAGAGCGCGCACGTGTCTAACAAACCCTAGGTTGAATCCGCCAAGCTCATGCGCCAGGCCGCCGACATCCTGTCGTCGGCACCCGCTATGCAGATCCGCTACCTTGAGGCGATGCAGGCCATGGCCAAGTCGTCCAACAGCAAGGTTATCTTCCTGCCGGGCCCCGGCCAGACGATGCCCAACATTCAGCAGTCGCTCAGCGGCAACCAGACGGGCGAGTCATCGACCGGCGCCAACAATGGCACGGCGGACTTCAACGACTTTGGAGGTCAGGACTCCGGCTTTCAGCAAGCTATCAACTCTCGTGTCATCGAAAACATTTGAGTTCGCACCGAGTGCTGACTTTGAGGTCTTCGTGGGGGGAATAGCGTGGTCTCACTAAAAGCCGGCCCCATTACGGCTGACACCACCCGCTCGATAATGATTTTTTGCTGCGACGTCATACCCCTTTGCGCTTTACGATGCCCGACATGATTGATTCCGAATACCCTTTTGCGACGCCTCAAACTACTAGAAAATCAACAAAAAAAAGCAATTAGAACGTGTACTTGTATCacagggggtgggggggtggggggtggaCTGCCGGATGGAGGAGTGGGAGGTGTCATCAACTCTCTCAGGGGACGATACTCGAGATGGGCGTGACCAGTTTGAAGGGGCATTGTAGGATACCCATTTCGTTCGTTACTAGTCTTCCGATGGGCATAATGGTAATGGTAAATGAAGAAGTTGAAATCGAAAGATGTGTCTAGAATCTGTGTTTGTTCTCTCATGCATGTCTCTCGCAACATAAGTCCCCATTGTTTGATACGTGTGATGCATATCACATTGTCTAAGTTTAGTGATTCGGCTGAAAGCACAACTCCTGTTTGTAACAGTCGACGGTGTTCGATTTTTCGCCCAGCTAAGCTGGCGTCAATCGTTTT
It includes:
- a CDS encoding Putative Marvel domain-containing protein; protein product: MRDYWELSGPFGLAVRAAVRIFQFIFAIVTIGLYSASLASWDYSKNVRKTNWIFALVPAVLSALTCAYHVFATVTHAAWSVWDFGLAVIWAALCGVSSTVLVGGENENFVTGDIRSRLAAGAWIAGVSMILWLLSAIHGCAYCCASRKWTRTTKQERDKDNMEELPDRSQREV
- a CDS encoding Putative UDP-glucuronosyl/UDP-glucosyltransferase, Glycosyltransferase family 28, which translates into the protein MEDEKRDTPSPYRASKASAFGLEDLHLEDQASNSAQPEGPEPPEYTPQYTPQRRWPMPLNIVVQVVGSRGDVQPFLALAAALQKSGHRVRIATHPQFSSFVLDSNKSSASDNKLEFFPVGGDPADLMAYMVESPSLIPKMSQIRAGIIQRKRDMYVEMLDGFWRSCVRPDLVSNVPFVADAIIANPPSFAHVHCAQALGIPVHLMFTMPWTSTKAFPHPLANIKYSKEDKKSTNHASYAAVEFLTWQGLGDLVNAWRVESLGLEPVPSTEGHRILESLQVPFTYCWSPSLVPKPSDWGPHIDISGFFFRDPAPYTPPPDLKAFLEAGPPPIYIGFGSIVVGGIEGLMTMVLSAIKATGVRAIISRGWSNLTGEESANVFYVGDCPHEWLFQQVAAVIHHGGAGTTACGLRYGRPTTIVPFFGDQPFWGAVVAEAGAGPDPIPYRSLTSQKLIHAIQLCLSPEAVAAAQQLADSMRTENGVQAAVDAFHANLPKNKMACDFFSDQPAALVYGRGKKQVKMCRPVASILVKNERLERKQLKSYRSKPTNIENQRWDPLTAISAASLSTIVKMASATADIVVKPFEQYKRTGESAENLEEQLAKTRRHSQAPAFAMLPLPGVGAPEGAEQHTIGTRPPPSRGSEESSGRPGAMAAAAASGVGKLAGNATKGLFVDIPLAMTEGLRAVPNLYGDQVRKHDAVEDFRSGVSVAGKTFCHDMKGGFTDIFVHTYTGKKEQGAIGAAKGLGKGVVSLVTKSTAATFGLVSYPAQGIYRSIWAASNADMRRSIEDEKLLEGDWLVSMSPSWKMDHAAIVEDFEGMRGTRGR
- a CDS encoding Putative Band 7 domain, Stomatin/HflK family, Band 7/SPFH domain superfamily — protein: MPRHSDSIYEASDHQDNHQQQASSSNSARRLLHNSSTRSQSPTMSAANAPHHEGSSTGKGRAPDYDEHDNRTETTTNGGGLGLGQGGFKPHGEMTVKPPTKEDLQRSYAKVVEEDANPKGWYGTMINTFGAVIGTIGAIPCCIVCPNPYKNVNQGNVGLVTKFGKFYKAVDPGLVKVNPLSEKLIQVDVKIQMAEVPQQTCMTKDNVTLHLTSVIYYHIVAPHRAAFGISNVRQALMERTQTTLRHVVGARILQDVIERREEIAQSIGEIIEDVAAGWGVQVESMLIKDIIFSQELQESLSMAAQSKRIGESKIIAAKAEVESAKLMRQAADILSSAPAMQIRYLEAMQAMAKSSNSKVIFLPGPGQTMPNIQQSLSGNQTGESSTGANNGTADFNDFGGQDSGFQQAINSRVIENI